From Toxorhynchites rutilus septentrionalis strain SRP chromosome 2, ASM2978413v1, whole genome shotgun sequence, a single genomic window includes:
- the LOC129770158 gene encoding ankyrin repeat, SAM and basic leucine zipper domain-containing protein 1 isoform X1, with product MMFRPAGYSDSDEDSNFGYDFVYSKPSEPKPKRSYSPPKVTENFDDVLYNAVNDGRLDEVKRVLERDNYFVTGCLRHGWPLLLLACGEAQFEIVRFLLEEKRVDVNQAWMLRTALMAACESSRDPVDVYKVAILLLEFGAVINCKDNYGMTPLMFAIKNGHTEVVKLIIDQASLEATDNEGFTALFHAVNNHRTEIVEMLLKAGAATDVINRRGFTPKQEAEFKGYLDIVNLFPAAEDAYDIPAKYLYYSNYKDISQGEGEEEMPGYSQEIGLLLFGMNSERHLKTFAKENFDLMRFLTLTDEKLKELGFILPFERKKILHGLLKFHQHDWKKGSLRKFPKDHKYDCFDIFEILCNHLKQLTIMQASLIYVDNMMSSTSIKFDPQYKPELVECFENVNQLDNTIAGLEEALGRIEAATKVKPVLLVDADSIPSVGKSWLTSAVKVLFLSGVVSLLVYRKLKH from the exons ATGATGTTCCGCCCAGCTGGATACTCCGATTCAGACGAGGATTCAAACTTTGGTTATGATTTTGTCTACAGTAAACCATCCGAG CCAAAACCCAAACGGAGCTATTCTCCTCCAAAAGTAACTGAGAATTTTGATGATGTATTGTACAATGCTGTAAATGACGGGAGGCTGGACGAAGTCAAACGTGTCTTAGAGCGGGATAATTACTTCGTGACAGGATGTCTGCGGCATGGTTGGCCACTTCTTTTGTTAGCTTGCGGCGAAGCCCAATTTGAGATAGTGCGATTCCTACTAGAAGAAAAACGCGTCGACGTTAATCAGGCCTGGATGCTGAGAACGGCACTGATGGCTGCCTGTGAGTCTTCCCGTGACCCGGTGGACGTTTACAAGGTGGCGATCCTGTTGCTCGAGTTCGGGGCCGTTATAAACTGTAAAGATAACTACGGAATGACGCCTCTGATGTTCGCCATTAAAAATGGTCACACTGAGGTTGTAAAGTTGATCATCGATCAGGCCTCGCTTGAAGCGACTGATAATGAGGGATTTACG GCTCTATTTCACGCTGTTAACAATCATCGCACTGAAATAGTCGAAATGCTTCTGAAAGCGGGTGCCGCAACGGATGTTATCAATCGAAGAGGATTTACCCCTAAGCAGGAGGCAGAATTTAAAGGTTACCTAGATATAGTCAATTTATTTCCCGCCGCCGAAGATGCGTACGACATTCCTGCCAAGTACCTTTACTACTCTAACTATAAGGATATTTCCCAGGGCGAAGGAGAAGAGGAAATGCCTGGTTATTCTCAGGAGATCGGACTGCTTTTGTTTGGGATGAACAGCGAGCGGCACTTGAAAACGTTCGCTAAGGAGAATTTTGATTTGATGCGGTTTCTGACATTGACGGATGAGAAGCTCAAAGAGCTGGGGTTCATTCTACCGTTCGAGAGGAAAAAGATTCTGCACGGATTGTTGAAATTTCATCAGCACGactggaaaaaaggaagtttgaGGAAGTTTCCTAAGGATCACAAATATGA CTGCTTCGACATTTTTGAGATCCTCTGTAACCACCTGAAACAGTTGACCATCATGCAGGCTTCCCTGATCTACGTCGACAATATGATGAGCTCTACTAGTATAAAGTTCGACCCGCAGTACAAGCCTGAATTGGtggaatgtttcgaaaacgtgaACCAACTGGACAATACTATCGCCGGTCTCGAAGAGGCCTTGGGACGAATCGAAGCGGCAACAAAAGTAAAACCAGTGCTACTTGTGGATGCTGACAGCATCCCAAGTGTTGGTAAATCTTGGCTAACGTCTGCCGTGAAAGTCTTGTTCCTCTCGGGAGTGGTCTCTCTCCTAGTCTATCGAAAGCTGAAACACTAA
- the LOC129770158 gene encoding ankyrin repeat, SAM and basic leucine zipper domain-containing protein 1 isoform X2, which translates to MMFRPAGYSDSDEDSNFGYDFVYSKPSEPKPKRSYSPPKVTENFDDVLYNAVNDGRLDEVKRVLERDNYFVTGCLRHGWPLLLLACGEAQFEIVRFLLEEKRVDVNQAWMLRTALMAACESSRDPVDVYKVAILLLEFGAVINCKDNYGMTPLMFAIKNGHTEVVKLIIDQASLEATDNEGFTALFHAVNNHRTEIVEMLLKAGAATDVINRRGFTPKQEAEFKGYLDIVNLFPAAEDAYDIPAKYLYYSNYKDISQGEGEEEMPGYSQEIGLLLFGMNSERHLKTFAKENFDLMRFLTLTDEKLKELGFILPFERKKILHGLLKFHQHDWKKGSLRKFPKDHKYDREILRFTGGRTAEIQHSTRKTIQRR; encoded by the exons ATGATGTTCCGCCCAGCTGGATACTCCGATTCAGACGAGGATTCAAACTTTGGTTATGATTTTGTCTACAGTAAACCATCCGAG CCAAAACCCAAACGGAGCTATTCTCCTCCAAAAGTAACTGAGAATTTTGATGATGTATTGTACAATGCTGTAAATGACGGGAGGCTGGACGAAGTCAAACGTGTCTTAGAGCGGGATAATTACTTCGTGACAGGATGTCTGCGGCATGGTTGGCCACTTCTTTTGTTAGCTTGCGGCGAAGCCCAATTTGAGATAGTGCGATTCCTACTAGAAGAAAAACGCGTCGACGTTAATCAGGCCTGGATGCTGAGAACGGCACTGATGGCTGCCTGTGAGTCTTCCCGTGACCCGGTGGACGTTTACAAGGTGGCGATCCTGTTGCTCGAGTTCGGGGCCGTTATAAACTGTAAAGATAACTACGGAATGACGCCTCTGATGTTCGCCATTAAAAATGGTCACACTGAGGTTGTAAAGTTGATCATCGATCAGGCCTCGCTTGAAGCGACTGATAATGAGGGATTTACG GCTCTATTTCACGCTGTTAACAATCATCGCACTGAAATAGTCGAAATGCTTCTGAAAGCGGGTGCCGCAACGGATGTTATCAATCGAAGAGGATTTACCCCTAAGCAGGAGGCAGAATTTAAAGGTTACCTAGATATAGTCAATTTATTTCCCGCCGCCGAAGATGCGTACGACATTCCTGCCAAGTACCTTTACTACTCTAACTATAAGGATATTTCCCAGGGCGAAGGAGAAGAGGAAATGCCTGGTTATTCTCAGGAGATCGGACTGCTTTTGTTTGGGATGAACAGCGAGCGGCACTTGAAAACGTTCGCTAAGGAGAATTTTGATTTGATGCGGTTTCTGACATTGACGGATGAGAAGCTCAAAGAGCTGGGGTTCATTCTACCGTTCGAGAGGAAAAAGATTCTGCACGGATTGTTGAAATTTCATCAGCACGactggaaaaaaggaagtttgaGGAAGTTTCCTAAGGATCACAAATATGA TCGGGAAATATTACGTTTTACTGGAGGACGTACAGCAGAAATACAACACTCCACCAGGAAGACAATTCAACGTCGATAA
- the LOC129770159 gene encoding uncharacterized protein LOC129770159 yields MAERSLRLDISGCSNRAHINLYTWHSYLVNISTFCIMAGRFVESRLMNDSGEEFKITAYLDCVDIFMPKRVGEDGGFKKYEEKILQAIENASDKSLQTWINASQAINDVLVQHYVSGCDQEVHEEG; encoded by the exons ATGGCAGAAAG GTCATTACGGTTAGACATTTCTGGATGCTCAAATAGAGCACATATTAATCTGTACACCTGGCATTCATACCTGGTAAACATTTCTACATTTTGCATTATGGCAGGAAG GTTTGTGGAATCCCGCTTAATGAACGACTCGGGCGAAGAATTCAAAATTACAGCTTACCTTGATTGTGTGGATATTTTTATGCCAAAAAGGGTCGGAGAGGATGGCGGCTTCAAGAAGTACGAGGAAAAGATCCTCCAGGCTATCGAGAATGCTTCAGATAAATCGCTACAGACCTGGATCAACGCATCCCAGGCAATCAATGATGTGTTGGTACAACACTATGTTAGTGGATGCGATCAAGAAGTTCAtgaagaaggttaa